The following are from one region of the Magallana gigas chromosome 6, xbMagGiga1.1, whole genome shotgun sequence genome:
- the LOC105339249 gene encoding uncharacterized protein — MAPTEKESYDLARNYGLDISMPDVNLAVSTAAQKFYAKKCNMLYKEFQKTLQSLIKEEQIVRRDLRKLKKEKAVNNRYSLYRTEGADLFSKASQKRKTYRENNLATISPLLEDCFDFTPCEIDSVIAEEDESEERPKTAPADKINDSKTDADVDSVFEANRPKTAGVDLAGNSMAKQTKKVAKADVKVVKKSESKVESEHREMKREERNSQEIDAKGIKLPEQKIAQIDRLLKSASQVRTMAPDNEMTSIPESKGEDESEAEDGEVDVQTERTRARKITIKAEKFLELEKGKTVITLKDKEGEFVLKPLNINYEPDEVEAVFFAKDPTREKMALVRQKTNWGSNTVASDLKVNNRIAIQRSLMGKSAKKTTVAEIFNNARDRRTRHFRIMLKNPVVNPESEEPSKQRKKSIIVVPPGMDKWNSISAATKVTKSGTETKSTAVHLYKHQKKVTSKQETDKAAKVNKTVMTKSHQLSESNSPSKPEGAFSRPSLRVTITSPSGTDKSVPVNPKRGSDDNTELFHRVKQMPRTHDGKFLNRSSTSLSSREEIPPHLSDRDMTDMIRRMVEGDTDTRSEAPDVKKRKAGNRKNTPSVDNASDTESIYFGNVKRLLSSNQARQIIKDLKRRDQEYDDAMLNMRRRVAIGAQGHSPIKRPNSVAAFR; from the exons ATGg CTCCCACGGAGAAAGAATCGTACGATTTGGCCCGCAACTATGGCCTGGACATATCAATGCCTGACGTTAACTTGGCGGTGTCCACGGCCGCCCAGAAGTTCTACGCCAAGAAGTGTAACATGCTGTACAAGGAGTTCCAGAAGACCCTGCAATCCTTGATCAAAGAGGAGCAGATTGTCCGGCGGGACCTGAGGAAGCTGAAGAAGGAGAAGGCCGTCAATAACAGGTACTCTCTGTACAGGACAGAGGGCGCTGATCTATTCTCCAAGGCCTCACAGAAGAGGAAGACGTACAGGGAAAACAACCTGGCGACAATATCGCCCCTGTTGGAGGACTGCTTCGACTTCACGCCCTGTGAGATTGACTCTGTGATCGCCGAGGAGGATGAATCAGAGGAGCGTCCAAAGACCGCCCCTGCCGACAAGATCAACGATTCCAAAACGGACGCCGACGTCGACTCCGTCTTTGAGGCCAATCGACCTAAAACGGCCGGCGTCGACTTGGCAGGGAATTCGATGGCAAAACAGACTAAAAAGGTGGCTAAAGCTGACGTCAAAGTTGTCAAAAAATCCGAATCAAAAGTTGAATCGGAACACAGAGAAATGAAGCGCGAGGAACGAAACAGTCAAGAAATTGACGCAAAGGGGATTAAACTTCCAGAACAGAAAATAGCTCAAATTGACCGACTTTTGAAGTCCGCCAGTCAAGTTAGGACCATGGCTCCCGATAATGAAATGACGTCAATACCGGAATCGAAGGGGGAAGATGAGAGTGAGGCAGAAGATGGGGAGGTTGACGTTCAGACAGAGAGAACGAGGGCAAGGAAGATCACGATCAAAGCAGAAAAGTTCCTGGAACTAGAAAAAGGTAAAACAGTGATCACTTTAAAAGACAAAGAGGGTGAATTTGTTTTGAAGCCCTTGAATATAAACTATGAGCCTGATGAAGTGGAAGCTGTGTTTTTCGCAAAGGATCCCACTCGCGAGAAAATGGCTTTGGTTCGCCAGAAAACAAACTGGGGTTCTAACACAGTTGCTTCAGATCTAAAAGTGAACAACAGAATAGCAATACAGCGATCGCTGATGGGGAAAAGCGCAAAGAAAACTACCGTTGCTGAGATTTTCAACAACGCAAGAGATAGAAGGACCAGGCATTTTAGAATTATGTTGAAAAATCCTGTCGTTAATCCTGAAAGTGAAGAACCCAGTAAACAGAGGAAGAAGTCTATAATAGTAGTTCCCCCCGGAATGGACAAGTGGAACTCTATATCAGCTGCTACCAAGGTGACGAAGAGTGGAACGGAAACTAAATCCACTGCGGTCCACCTGTACAAACACCAGAAGAAGGTGACATCAAAGCAAGAAACCGATAAAGCCGCCAAGGTGAACAAAACAGTGATGACAAAATCTCATCAGCTTTCGGAGTCCAACAGTCCATCTAAACCAGAGGGCGCTTTCTCCAGGCCATCTCTACGGGTGACCATCACCTCACCGAGCGGAACTGACAAAAGCGTGCCCGTGAATCCAAAGAGGGGCAGCGATGACAACACAGAGCTATTCCATCGGGTCAAACAGATGCCGCGAACTCATGATGGCAAGTTTTTGAATCGTTCGTCTACGTCCTTGTCTTCTCGTGAGGAGATTCCTCCGCATTTGTCCGACAGAGACATGACGGACATGATCCGCCGGATGGTGGAGGGAGACACGGATACCAGGAGTGAGGCGCCAGACGTCAAGAAGAGAAAGGCGGGAAACCGTAAAAATACGCCCAGTGTGGATAACGCATCCGACACGGAATCCATCTATTTCGGTAACGTGAAGCGCCTCCTCTCCAGCAACCAGGCGCGCCAGATCATCAAGGACCTCAAGAGGCGGGACCAGGAGTACGATGACGCCATGCTCAATATGAGACGGAGGGTCGCCATTGGTGC
- the LOC105339248 gene encoding uncharacterized protein has product MAPADKNEYDLARNYGLDISMPEANFAVASAAQKEYQKRCNFLYRDFMKNMSVHIKQEQTIKKELRNLKKEKMLNSHYSLYRTDGKDLFSTAKKNRDTLLKKNELSSSFFDDLCFNPWGLDSIIDEDLIRPKTAPAGVTDGEVPTDSQQDTLDIPPNSEGGHIKRPSLAATLDADHVNTQVAKVEHLLQSQSHSQALPVPAKPPDPASPTLGGGMVKSTGPPKLVISRPNSVTDESSCDGEVDIQTERTRARNITIDREKFLELQKGDVNVKLKNKDGAFLVKPVKMNYDPTGVDAVFIAKDPSKERMALVRQKTNWKTPTVAAELKINNRIAIQKSLIGKSAKKTTVAEIFNSGRDRKTRHFRIISKSLRNDETDANDRKESLRPASSPAVRLNVKSGGGSKKASVLKTRTAENGPPIVIHAAFTNKATKKQSMGVSRENSLNDSSTGKRVKEFLSSSLGVSNNKRSCESASSVMRSTSQASMESHDILNTSGNHRVSFARGGPQESSNILNRSHSSMSMREGNVQFKMTDADMNKMLDRLIEGKGEKEDYSNQTEETMSDLQGAIKALTFMKRLSRMSSRNKRNTPSDVASSTGTATNSQLPRRISSRQETDKFIRESKQKDDQYLDTMDSMRRRVALGASKSRTGWK; this is encoded by the coding sequence CCCCAGCTGATAAGAATGAATACGACCTTGCCCGAAATTATGGCCTTGACATCAGCATGCCGGAAGCAAACTTTGCCGTGGCTTCCGCGGCACAGAAAGAATACCAGAAAAGATGCAACTTTCTATACCGggatttcatgaaaaatatgaGCGTACACATAAAACAAGAGCAAACGATTAAAAAGGAACTGCGGAACTTAAAGAaggaaaaaatgttaaacagcCATTACTCTTTGTATCGTACAGACGGCAAGGATCTTTTTTCTACCGCCAAAAAGAACCGAGATACGCTACTGAAAAAGAACGAATTGTCCAGTTCGTTTTTTGACGATCTGTGTTTTAATCCCTGGGGACTAGACTCCATCATAGACGAAGATCTGATCCGCCCAAAAACCGCCCCGGCAGGGGTAACTGATGGAGAGGTCCCCACGGATTCACAGCAAGACACTTTAGATATACCGCCAAACTCCGAGGGTGGGCACATAAAACGCCCTTCCCTAGCAGCTACACTTGACGCCGACCATGTCAACACACAGGTCGCTAAGGTAGAACATCTACTGCAGTCTCAGTCCCATTCCCAGGCACTCCCTGTTCCTGCGAAACCACCGGATCCAGCCAGTCCCACGCTAGGGGGCGGTATGGTCAAATCGACAGGGCCCCCGAAACTAGTCATTAGTAGGCCCAACTCGGTGACTGACGAGAGCTCTTGTGACGGCGAAGTGGATATTCAGACAGAAAGAACAAGGGCCAGGAATATCACGATTGACAGAGAAAAGTTTCTAGAGCTCCAAAAAGGCGACGTAAACGTCAAGCTTAAAAACAAAGACGGCGCATTCCTTGTCAAACCTGTCAAGATGAACTATGACCCCACCGGGGTCGATGCCGTTTTCATTGCTAAGGATCCGTCCAAAGAACGAATGGCATTGGTTCGGCAGAAGACAAACTGGAAAACGCCAACAGTGGCAGCAGAGCTCAAAATAAACAACAGAATAGCTATTCAAAAATCCCTTATTGGAAAATCGGCAAAGAAAACCACCGTTGCCGAAATCTTTAACAGTGGAAGAGACAGGAAAACTCGCCATTTTAGAATTATATCAAAATCTCTCAGAAACGACGAAACTGACGCTAATGACCGCAAGGAGTCGCTGCGACCCGCGTCCTCACCAGCCGTAAGACTGAACGTCAAGTCTGGGGGAGGATCCAAAAAGGCAAGCGTTCTGAAAACTCGGACTGCGGAAAATGGACCCCCGATTGTGATACATGCGGCATTTACTAACAAGGCAACGAAAAAACAATCCATGGGAGTCTCCAGGGAAAACAGTCTAAACGATTCCTCGACAGGTAAAAGAGTCAAAGAATTCCTGTCGAGTTCACTAGGCGTCTCCAATAACAAACGAAGCTGTGAGTCGGCGAGTTCCGTCATGCGTTCTACGTCACAAGCCTCGATGGAAAGTCATGACATATTGAATACTTCCGGTAACCACCGAGTGTCGTTCGCTAGGGGAGGTCCCCAGGAGTCCTCCAATATACTGAACAGGTCCCACTCCTCCATGTCTATGAGAGAGGGCAATGTACAGTTTAAGATGACTGATGCAGATATGAACAAAATGCTTGATAGGCTCATAGAAGGTAAGGGGGAGAAGGAAGACTACAGTAACCAAACCGAGGAAACCATGTCCGATCTACAAGGGGCCATCAAGGCGCTAACTTTCATGAAGCGCTTGAGTAGAATGTCGAGTCGGAACAAGCGCAACACTCCGTCAGATGTCGCTTCAAGTACCGGAACTGCAACTAACTCGCAACTTCCGAGGCGGATAAGTAGTCGCCAGGAGACGGACAAATTCATCAGGGAGTCGAAGCAGAAGGATGATCAGTATCTGGACACGATGGATTCTATGCGGCGCAGGGTGGCGCTGGGTGCGTCCAAATCACGAACTGGCTGGAAATGA